One window of Desulfuromonadaceae bacterium genomic DNA carries:
- a CDS encoding Rne/Rng family ribonuclease: MSRKMLVNATHPEENRVAIVEDGVLSVLDIEVAGHEQTKGNIYKAIVVRVESGLQAAFVDYGATRLGFLQIDDVHGSFFQAAEEKSEGKSRPRINDLLQRGQEIIVQVVKEERGTKGAALTTYLSLAGRYMVLMPDSRTKTLSRKIEASSKRKKLKEDMDSFDLPDDMGYIVRTAALDQTSTELKRDCTYLMRIYEQILLSAKKLKAPALIYRESNLVLRSIREHFTLETDEVLVDDPKVFQEAKDFFQEIMPEYAQLVKLHQERRPIFSRYQIEAQIEAISTNRVPLPSGGSLVIDQTEALVAIDVNSGKMVGEHGVEATALRTNLEAAQEAARQLRLRDLGGLIVIDFIDMRENKNNRAVEKELKQGLKTDKAKITVGKISQFGLLEMSRQRMKQTLIEATLLTCPHCNGSGSVKSVETRGVGLLRQIHAGIAKGQIGRVVVEAPIDVVSYLLNAKRGELTELENKHEVEIQILGRTDYFEGQNDIQFLKRQKEENAVTPPEVDSPVDNMVETPPVATAVPGGEDVVKAKRPRRRRGGKGAKTAAREPLAAPHESVIAPESTIPETDTPVTPTEEAEQTTPPPAKRRRSRRRKSSAQKAAETLTASSATDQEDKDQTTTEQTEPAREPATAEEIKKPRRRTTKKSTPSVDHVSPLDGSGGITSAQHQPDSGEKISSPTEAASNIQVPPAKRKTVRKSSASQKETAEVTAPQGTPPQEKRVNDVKPATEEKTPAKRSSTRPAGAAQLSVSDDLPQPAAKVKRTRRKNASTSAPEENRTHDETAVKDAVTDTAPVQKRRGRPKKKPDVETAPD; encoded by the coding sequence ATGAGCAGGAAAATGCTGGTGAATGCCACCCATCCCGAGGAAAATCGGGTGGCCATTGTCGAGGACGGCGTTCTGTCCGTTCTGGACATTGAAGTTGCGGGGCACGAACAGACCAAGGGGAATATTTACAAGGCGATTGTCGTCCGGGTTGAATCCGGCCTGCAGGCCGCTTTCGTCGATTATGGTGCGACACGCCTCGGGTTTCTTCAGATTGACGACGTCCATGGTTCATTTTTTCAGGCTGCGGAAGAAAAAAGCGAGGGCAAAAGTCGACCACGCATCAACGATCTACTTCAGCGCGGACAGGAAATCATTGTCCAGGTTGTCAAGGAAGAACGCGGCACCAAAGGTGCGGCACTGACCACCTATCTGTCCCTGGCAGGTCGCTATATGGTTTTGATGCCTGACAGCCGAACCAAAACCCTGTCGCGAAAAATTGAGGCCAGTTCCAAACGGAAAAAGCTCAAGGAGGATATGGACTCGTTCGATTTACCCGATGACATGGGTTATATCGTGCGTACCGCTGCCCTTGACCAGACCAGCACCGAGCTCAAACGTGACTGCACCTATCTGATGCGCATTTACGAACAAATTCTGCTGTCAGCCAAAAAACTCAAGGCCCCGGCCTTGATCTACCGTGAATCAAACTTGGTATTGAGATCGATTCGCGAACACTTCACCCTCGAAACAGACGAAGTTCTGGTTGATGACCCCAAGGTTTTTCAGGAAGCCAAAGACTTTTTTCAGGAAATCATGCCGGAGTACGCGCAACTGGTTAAGCTGCATCAGGAGCGTCGCCCCATTTTTTCACGCTACCAGATTGAAGCACAGATCGAAGCGATCAGCACTAACCGGGTGCCCCTTCCCTCCGGCGGGTCGCTGGTCATAGACCAGACCGAGGCGCTGGTTGCCATTGATGTCAACTCCGGCAAAATGGTCGGTGAACATGGCGTTGAAGCGACCGCCCTCAGAACCAACCTTGAAGCAGCACAGGAAGCTGCCCGGCAGTTGCGCCTGCGCGATCTGGGCGGGTTGATCGTTATCGACTTTATCGATATGCGTGAAAACAAAAATAATCGCGCCGTTGAAAAAGAACTGAAACAAGGGCTCAAAACAGACAAAGCCAAGATTACTGTCGGCAAAATCAGTCAATTCGGCCTGCTCGAAATGAGTCGGCAGCGGATGAAACAAACCCTTATCGAAGCCACCCTGCTGACCTGCCCGCACTGTAACGGCAGCGGCTCGGTCAAAAGCGTCGAAACCCGAGGGGTTGGTTTACTTAGACAAATCCATGCCGGGATCGCCAAAGGGCAGATTGGTCGCGTTGTTGTCGAAGCACCGATCGATGTTGTCTCTTACCTGCTCAATGCCAAGCGCGGCGAATTGACCGAACTCGAGAATAAGCATGAGGTCGAGATCCAGATCCTCGGTCGAACGGATTACTTTGAAGGGCAAAACGACATTCAATTCCTCAAGCGCCAGAAGGAAGAGAATGCCGTTACCCCCCCGGAAGTAGACTCCCCGGTTGATAACATGGTTGAAACACCGCCGGTCGCGACCGCAGTTCCTGGTGGCGAAGACGTCGTAAAGGCAAAGCGCCCCCGGCGGCGACGCGGCGGGAAAGGGGCAAAAACAGCGGCGAGGGAACCTCTTGCAGCACCCCACGAGTCAGTTATCGCACCGGAATCGACGATACCGGAAACAGACACCCCCGTCACGCCAACTGAGGAGGCAGAACAAACCACTCCTCCCCCCGCCAAGAGACGCCGCTCACGGCGGCGAAAATCCTCTGCGCAGAAAGCAGCCGAGACACTGACAGCCTCATCCGCTACCGATCAAGAAGATAAAGACCAGACAACTACAGAGCAGACGGAACCGGCAAGAGAACCTGCCACCGCCGAGGAGATAAAGAAACCACGCCGCCGCACGACAAAAAAATCGACCCCATCGGTCGACCACGTCTCCCCGCTCGACGGTTCTGGCGGAATAACCAGCGCACAGCACCAGCCAGATAGCGGGGAAAAAATTTCTTCCCCGACGGAGGCCGCGAGCAACATTCAAGTGCCACCGGCAAAACGCAAGACAGTCAGGAAATCATCGGCATCGCAAAAAGAAACGGCTGAAGTCACCGCACCACAGGGAACGCCGCCGCAAGAAAAACGGGTGAATGACGTCAAGCCTGCCACTGAAGAAAAAACCCCGGCAAAACGCAGCAGCACCAGGCCCGCTGGCGCGGCACAATTGTCGGTGTCCGATGACCTGCCACAACCGGCCGCCAAAGTGAAACGGACACGGCGCAAAAACGCGTCAACGTCGGCTCCCGAAGAGAACAGGACGCACGACGAGACTGCCGTCAAGGATGCCGTAACAGACACTGCACCGGTTCAAAAGCGACGCGGACGACCTAAAAAAAAGCCGGACGTCGAGACTGCCCCGGACTGA
- a CDS encoding citrate (Si)-synthase yields MSTLKEVLRKKIDAHRPRTTKLVKEFGDVKLGDVTISQAIGGARGVRCLVTDISYLDPMEGIRFRGMTIPETFAALPKVPGSDYPYVEGFWYLLLTGDVPTLKQAQEVCEEWKTRSQIPQYVIDVLRALPRDSHPMAMFSSAILAMQRDSIFASNYAAGKFNKMTCWEDMYEDCTNLMAKLGPIGAYIYRMKYMGDTHIEADPKLDMGGNFARMMGIPAPYDDVARMYFILHSDHESGNVSAHTTHLVASALSDAYYSYSAGINGLAGPLHGLANEEVLRWTQNFMAKLGGEVPTEEGLKKALWDTLNSGQVIPGYGHAVLRKTDPRYTSQREFCMKTPGLKDYPLFQLIKMIFEVAPGVLTEHGKAKNPWPNVDAQSGVIQWYYGLTQYEFYTVLFGIGRALGCLANITWDRALGYGIERPKSLTTAMLEDAAKAAK; encoded by the coding sequence ATGTCGACATTGAAAGAAGTCCTGCGCAAGAAGATCGATGCACACCGTCCCCGGACCACCAAACTGGTTAAGGAATTCGGCGATGTGAAACTGGGTGATGTGACCATTTCCCAGGCGATCGGTGGGGCCCGCGGCGTCCGCTGTCTGGTTACTGATATTTCCTATCTGGATCCGATGGAAGGCATTCGTTTCCGCGGCATGACCATTCCGGAGACTTTTGCGGCGCTGCCGAAGGTTCCGGGTAGCGATTATCCTTATGTTGAAGGTTTCTGGTATCTGCTCCTGACCGGTGATGTGCCGACGCTGAAGCAGGCTCAGGAAGTTTGCGAAGAGTGGAAGACGCGTTCGCAGATTCCGCAGTATGTTATCGACGTATTGCGCGCCCTGCCGCGTGACTCCCATCCGATGGCGATGTTCTCCTCGGCCATTCTTGCCATGCAGCGCGATTCGATCTTTGCCAGTAACTATGCCGCCGGCAAGTTCAACAAAATGACCTGCTGGGAAGACATGTACGAAGATTGTACCAACCTGATGGCCAAACTGGGGCCGATCGGGGCGTACATCTATCGCATGAAGTACATGGGTGATACCCATATCGAAGCTGATCCCAAGCTTGACATGGGCGGCAATTTTGCTCGTATGATGGGGATCCCGGCTCCTTATGACGATGTTGCCCGGATGTACTTCATCCTGCACTCTGACCATGAGTCCGGCAACGTTTCCGCTCACACGACGCACCTGGTTGCTTCGGCCCTGTCCGACGCTTACTACTCCTACAGTGCCGGGATCAACGGCTTGGCTGGTCCGCTCCATGGCCTGGCCAACGAAGAAGTTCTCCGCTGGACCCAGAACTTCATGGCCAAACTCGGCGGTGAAGTGCCGACCGAAGAAGGCCTCAAGAAGGCGCTGTGGGATACCCTCAACAGTGGTCAGGTTATCCCCGGTTACGGCCACGCCGTACTGCGCAAGACCGACCCGCGTTACACTTCGCAGCGCGAATTCTGCATGAAGACCCCGGGTCTCAAGGATTACCCGCTGTTCCAGTTGATCAAAATGATTTTCGAAGTTGCTCCGGGCGTTCTCACCGAACATGGTAAGGCCAAGAACCCGTGGCCGAATGTCGATGCGCAGTCTGGTGTCATTCAGTGGTATTATGGCTTGACCCAGTACGAGTTCTACACCGTGCTCTTCGGTATTGGTCGTGCCCTTGGTTGCCTGGCGAACATCACCTGGGACCGCGCTCTGGGCTACGGCATTGAGCGTCCCAAGTCGCTGACGACCGCGATGCTCGAAGATGCAGCCAAAGCTGCCAAGTAA
- the dusB gene encoding tRNA dihydrouridine synthase DusB, with the protein MHKIMPLTIGSLKLTNNIISAPLAGITDSPYRRLLKHFGAGLVFTEMVSANGLIRDGKGSLVLLQSDPAESPLGIQLFGDDPAVLAEATRRSAAYGALIDINMGCPVKKVIRSGAGSALLKNPRLIGRIIAAVRTATDKPLTIKIRSGWDVQHINFLEVARIAQDEGVDAITLHPRTRTQGFCGRADWQQLAELKGAVSVPVIGSGDVMTAADAVEMLHVSKCDAVMIGRGGLGRPWLIREILSRLGGDDPTPVTMAERCDIALRHLDWQRDLCGEHKAVLDLRKHLSWYSRGISGAAPFRAQLSSINDFNTLRRAVTTFFEVALAAENLNL; encoded by the coding sequence ATGCACAAAATTATGCCACTGACAATCGGCAGCCTGAAACTGACGAACAATATTATCTCTGCCCCCCTTGCCGGTATCACCGACTCTCCCTACCGTCGACTGCTGAAACATTTCGGGGCGGGGCTGGTCTTCACTGAAATGGTCAGCGCCAACGGACTGATTCGCGATGGCAAGGGGTCTCTTGTGCTCTTACAGTCGGATCCGGCTGAGTCCCCGCTGGGCATTCAGCTGTTCGGTGATGATCCGGCTGTCCTGGCCGAAGCAACGCGACGCAGTGCCGCTTACGGAGCACTGATTGACATCAACATGGGTTGTCCGGTTAAAAAAGTCATTCGTTCCGGGGCGGGGAGCGCCCTGTTGAAAAACCCGCGACTGATTGGCCGCATTATTGCGGCGGTGCGCACGGCCACGGACAAACCGTTGACGATCAAGATTCGCTCGGGGTGGGATGTGCAGCATATCAATTTTCTGGAAGTTGCCCGGATTGCGCAGGACGAAGGGGTTGATGCCATTACCCTGCACCCGCGCACCCGCACACAGGGGTTCTGTGGTCGCGCCGACTGGCAACAGCTCGCGGAGTTGAAAGGTGCAGTCAGCGTTCCGGTCATCGGCAGCGGCGATGTCATGACCGCCGCCGACGCTGTGGAGATGTTACATGTCTCCAAATGCGACGCTGTCATGATCGGTCGCGGTGGACTCGGTCGCCCCTGGTTGATTCGCGAAATTCTGTCCCGACTGGGCGGGGATGACCCAACCCCGGTAACCATGGCTGAACGTTGCGATATTGCGCTACGCCATCTTGACTGGCAGCGTGACCTGTGCGGTGAGCACAAAGCTGTTCTCGATCTGCGCAAACATCTCTCCTGGTATTCGCGCGGGATAAGCGGTGCCGCGCCCTTTCGGGCGCAACTGAGCTCAATCAACGACTTCAATACCTTACGCCGGGCTGTCACCACCTTTTTCGAAGTTGCCCTGGCGGCAGAAAACCTCAACCTGTGA
- a CDS encoding PAS domain S-box protein, translated as MNHRTERQRDPQLYIRVLENLDRAVIAIDAQGVIQLFNPAAELNTGYSERQILGRRYDDIFTFDNEFTYLIQAALENGRSISTQEHVMLRRPIGKPLPVTISVAPIFVEQGKIDGAVLIIRDMSPVVKLEEAVRRADRMTMLGTMSAGLAHEIRNPLGGIKGAAQLMAMELPEDSPLNEYIEVMIREVDRVDGIIEELMNLSRPRSAENSAVNLSKVLNDIVLLQKEAHRDKNIQFILNLDPSIPELIGDERLLTRLFLNLIKNAAEAIEDTGAVTISTRMTSEYQTRSEADRPASLIHIEIKDNGTGIPPETMKRLFTPFFTTRKSGNGLGLVMCQKIITEHDGFIKVDSDPAGGTSFSVYLPLRR; from the coding sequence GTGAATCATCGTACAGAGCGGCAAAGAGACCCGCAACTTTACATTCGGGTACTCGAAAACCTTGATCGCGCGGTCATTGCAATTGATGCACAGGGGGTCATCCAACTCTTCAACCCCGCCGCGGAGCTCAATACCGGCTACTCCGAACGCCAGATCCTCGGTCGGCGTTACGACGATATCTTCACTTTTGACAACGAATTTACTTACCTGATCCAGGCCGCACTGGAAAATGGTCGATCAATTTCGACTCAGGAACATGTCATGCTGCGCCGTCCGATCGGCAAGCCGCTGCCGGTGACAATCTCGGTTGCGCCCATTTTCGTCGAGCAGGGGAAAATTGACGGTGCAGTGCTGATTATCCGCGATATGTCCCCGGTGGTGAAGCTGGAAGAGGCGGTTCGTCGTGCCGACCGCATGACGATGCTCGGCACCATGTCTGCCGGACTGGCTCACGAAATCAGGAACCCGCTCGGAGGGATCAAGGGGGCGGCACAGTTGATGGCGATGGAGTTGCCCGAGGACAGCCCGCTGAACGAGTATATTGAGGTCATGATCCGTGAGGTCGATCGCGTAGACGGGATTATTGAAGAGTTAATGAATCTCAGTCGACCGCGTAGTGCAGAAAACTCCGCAGTCAATTTGAGTAAAGTGCTCAACGATATCGTTCTTCTGCAAAAAGAAGCTCATCGTGACAAGAACATTCAATTTATCCTCAACCTCGACCCGAGTATCCCGGAGTTGATCGGTGACGAACGACTGTTGACGCGGCTGTTTCTGAATCTGATCAAAAATGCCGCGGAAGCAATCGAGGACACGGGTGCAGTCACCATCAGCACCCGCATGACCAGCGAATACCAGACGCGCAGCGAAGCCGATCGCCCGGCATCGCTGATTCACATCGAGATCAAGGACAATGGCACGGGGATTCCGCCGGAAACGATGAAACGTCTTTTCACCCCCTTCTTTACCACCCGCAAAAGCGGTAACGGTCTGGGGCTGGTCATGTGTCAGAAGATTATCACCGAGCACGACGGCTTTATCAAGGTTGACAGTGACCCGGCTGGCGGGACAAGTTTTTCCGTCTATCTTCCACTCCGCCGTTAA